The nucleotide sequence gtgaggggcaccgacagggctggggggcaggagtgaggggcatgaGCAGGACGGGGggctggagtgaggggcaccgacagggctggggggcaggagtgatGGGCATGAGCAGGACGGGGGGCTGGAGTGAGGGGCATGAGCaggatggggggcaggagtgaggagTATCGGCAGGGCCTAATCATATGATTTGCCCCTGGTTTGCAGGTGgaggccaaggctggctgggggcccagAGGCTCTGAAGACACTGGTAGGTAACTTCCCCCACAACTCCTCCATGTTCCCCGCCCCCTTGGCTGGATCTcagggaacccaggtgtccggttcctcccccagccaggctctgccaTGGCCAGGCCAATGAGTTGTCTTCCTCTTTGCAGCAGCCgccccctggcccctgctggggcACCGTGCTGGCCAGACCCCATCGCCTGCCGCCCATCTCGTAGGTGAGTTGCTGACCATGGGGCGGGCACCGGAGGCCGGCCTGGAGCCGCGCGGCAGGTGTGGGTTAGAACAGCTGTTTGAACAGTGTTTTCCCACCAGCTATCTGGTGTCTCTAAGCCATCGGGGGCCACGCTGggggctcccctcacctgccACCCAACTCTTGAGTCGCTGGCCTGGGGCGGGCACCGGAGGCCGGCCTGGAGCCGCGCGGCAGGTGTGGGTTAGAACAGCCGTTGGACCAGtgttttccccctccccagctgtcttGCGTCTCTCAGCCATCGGCAATCTCTCCAGGGGCCCCCTAGCTGCCAGACTGACCCCCGCTCTGTCCCCACAGGTCACCCCCATGCCCCGGGAGAACAGCTCAGCTGGCGCAGTGACCTGGATGCCTCCTTCACCCGTGGGGGCTTCCACCTGGCCAACGGCTCGCTGGTGGTGCCGGCCACGGGCACCTACTTCGTCTACTTCCAGCTTTCATTCCTGGGGGCCACCTGCCCTCCTGGGGCCCAGCGCCTGCTTCTTGCCCACCGTGTGCTGCTGCTCTCTGACGCCTACGCCCGCCACGTGCCCCTGCTCAGCGCCCACAGCCTGGCCTGCCCCGGGAAGGGGCCCTGGCACCGCGCCCTGCGGGAGGGGGCAGCCTTCACCCTGCGCCAGGGGGACCAGCTCTCCACTCACACCGAGGGCGAGGCCCatctgctgtggggccaggggacACTGGCTTTTGGGGCGTTTGCCCTGTGAGTCGCCGGGCGCTCTGCTGCTTTGGGGGGGGAGCCGTTAGCCTCTGGGGGGGTCCCTAGCAGTGGGGCGAGGTAAGAGCTGAGACATCAGCTCAGAGGGGTCCTTGAAAGATTTGGAGGGGTGTACCCCCAGATTATTGGGGTGCACTTACTGACGGGGTTCCCTACGTGTCAGTGCACTGAGGAAGGGGGGTGCAGGTACCAGAATAGCCGTGCTGCTCAAGGGGAGCTTTGAAAACTTAGGTGGCGGTCACGGTAACGTACCCCAAATCATCAGGAGCTGCTGTCTAAGTCTCCGGGGGTCCATGAGGATTTGCAGATTCTAATACCATCCGTATTAGTAAATGGAGAGTCCTCGCTGGGTTTGGGGCCATCTGACTGCACCCTAAATTATCGGGGTGCCCTTCGATTTTATCATATAGGCTGCTCAGAGATGTGGGGCAACCggctgagccccaccacccacgGACAGGGGGAGCCACAGAGATTTTTGGAGGTGA is from Carettochelys insculpta isolate YL-2023 chromosome 22, ASM3395843v1, whole genome shotgun sequence and encodes:
- the LTA gene encoding lymphotoxin-alpha; translation: MEPHGEPAPAGLLSLQPGPTAHRGLCWHLLRGACCLLLGALLGTALYGYSQGQVEAKAGWGPRGSEDTAAAPWPLLGHRAGQTPSPAAHLVGHPHAPGEQLSWRSDLDASFTRGGFHLANGSLVVPATGTYFVYFQLSFLGATCPPGAQRLLLAHRVLLLSDAYARHVPLLSAHSLACPGKGPWHRALREGAAFTLRQGDQLSTHTEGEAHLLWGQGTLAFGAFAL